One window from the genome of Dermacentor silvarum isolate Dsil-2018 chromosome 5, BIME_Dsil_1.4, whole genome shotgun sequence encodes:
- the LOC119454370 gene encoding sorcin-like, with translation MDALQMYKSLSQINEWPTQRPISRLTAKFVLDYVLTSGISDDVELVSLAYRAIECWASVFQHFDPEDQGFIPSDVFHEALSASGYNVSKYYVRCLLRASERLGQVSFDNFVKACATTAKVHP, from the coding sequence ATGGATGCTCTCCAGATGTATAAATCCCTGTCCCAGATCAACGAGTGGCCCACGCAACGCCCAATCTCGCGTCTGACGGCGAAATTCGTGCTGGACTACGTACTTACCAGCGGGATTTCTGATGATGTTGAACTGGTCTCCCTCGCCTACAGAGCCATCGAGTGCTGGGCATCCGTGTTCCAGCATTTCGATCCAGAGGACCAAGGGTTCATCCCGAGTGATGTCTTCCACGAAGCGTTGTCAGCCTCCGGCTACAACGTGAGCAAGTACTACGTGAGGTGCCTTCTTCGAGCGTCTGAACGTTTAGGCCAGGTGTCCTTCGACAACTTCGTCAAGGCATGCGCTACAACCGCAAAGGTGCATCCGTGA